In bacterium, a genomic segment contains:
- a CDS encoding SOS response-associated peptidase has product MCGRFVRKCPVDEIKKEFDAVAGPDGEIKWALEPSYNVAPMQNVLGIINKEGTTQIAAFRWGLVPFWAKDPTIGNRMINARAETLTEKPAFSRIFKNHRCLIVADGFYEWKKLDEKSKMPMYIHMLSNKPFGLAGLFSTWKSPDDGSILTTCTIITTTPNELLAAIHNRMPAIIPREHRKIWLDNEISDPKELMPLLKPYDSKDMEAYEVSRRVNKPDYNRPDCIKPSKNDNV; this is encoded by the coding sequence ATGTGCGGACGATTCGTCAGAAAGTGCCCGGTCGACGAGATAAAAAAAGAGTTTGACGCTGTCGCTGGTCCAGATGGCGAGATAAAATGGGCTTTGGAACCAAGTTACAACGTTGCGCCAATGCAGAACGTCCTCGGTATCATAAACAAGGAAGGGACGACCCAGATCGCCGCGTTTCGCTGGGGCCTTGTCCCCTTCTGGGCGAAAGACCCGACGATCGGCAACCGGATGATCAATGCCCGGGCCGAGACCCTGACCGAGAAACCCGCATTTTCAAGGATCTTTAAAAACCATCGCTGCCTGATCGTGGCGGACGGATTTTACGAATGGAAAAAACTCGATGAAAAATCAAAGATGCCGATGTATATTCACATGCTTTCCAATAAACCGTTCGGCCTTGCGGGACTTTTTTCAACATGGAAATCTCCCGATGATGGGTCGATACTCACTACCTGCACGATCATAACCACCACACCCAACGAACTGTTAGCAGCGATACATAACCGCATGCCGGCAATTATCCCACGCGAACACAGAAAAATCTGGCTCGACAACGAGATCAGCGATCCGAAAGAGCTCATGCCTTTGCTGAAACCATACGACTCGAAAGATATGGAAGCCTATGAGGTTTCCCGCCGGGTGAACAAACCCGACTACAACCGACCGGACTGCATCAAGCCGTCTAAAAACGATAATGTTTGA